In the genome of Saccopteryx leptura isolate mSacLep1 chromosome 10, mSacLep1_pri_phased_curated, whole genome shotgun sequence, one region contains:
- the MOBP gene encoding myelin-associated oligodendrocyte basic protein has translation MSQKTTKEGPRLSKNQRFSEHFSIHCCPPFTFLNSKREIVDRKYSICKSGCFYQKKEEDWICCACQKTRTSRRPTSPQRPKYQPAAPPAVVRAPAKPRSPPRTPPRSPRQPRPRPEVRPPPAKQRPPQKPKPQPRSSPHRGPGTSRGGSPVKASRFW, from the exons ATGAGTCAGAAAACGACTAAGGAGGGTCCCAGACTCTCCAAGAACCAGAGGTTTTCCGAGCACTTCAGCATCCATTGCTGCCCGCCATTCACCTTCCTCAACTCCAAACGTGAGATTGTGGACCGGAAATACAGCATTTGCAAGAGTGGCTGCTTCTaccagaagaaggaagaggactGGATCTGCTGTGCGTGTCAGAAGACCAG AACCAGCCGCCGTCCAACGTCCCCTCAGAGGCCCAAGTACCAGCCAGCTGCACCCCCTGCAGTGGTCAGAGCACCAGCCAAGCCACGGTCCCCTCCACGGACCCCTCCACGGTCCCCTCGTCAGCCACGACCCCGCCCAGAGGTCCGACCACCACCAGCCAAGCAGCGGCCCCCTCAGAAGCCCAAGCCGCAGCCGCGCAGCAGCCCCCACAGAGGGCCGGGCACCAGCCGTGGGGGTTCCCCGGTCAAAGCTTCTAGGTTCTGGTAA